The following proteins are encoded in a genomic region of Glycine max cultivar Williams 82 chromosome 18, Glycine_max_v4.0, whole genome shotgun sequence:
- the LOC100806613 gene encoding uncharacterized protein At5g48480 — protein MAQQDAQNGGSENAAAAVSFVALKPQLLIEAPKANDAVLFYKAAFAAEEVGRTLNPKRKAEHELPLILSAELKIAGSTILVADLVDDSASTAKAGGNRVVLCLETEDVEGAIEKAVSAGAVADGEVAEGEDACCGGRVGKVKDPYGFVWLFCAPGKKCADVEA, from the exons ATGGCTCAGCAAGATGCTCAGAATGGTGGGTCGGAGAATGCCGCTGCTGCGGTGTCGTTTGTCGCTTTGAAGCCGCAGCTCCTCATCGAAGCTCCCAAAGCGAACGACGCCGTTCTGTTCTACAAGGCCGCGTTTGCCGCTGAGGAGGTTGGCCGTACGCTCAACCCTAAGCGTAAAGCGGAGCACGAGCTTCCTCTCATACTCTCCGCAGAGCTCAAAATCGCTGGCTCTACCATTCTCGTTGCTGACCTCGTTGATGACTCTGCTTCAAC AGCGAAGGCCGGAGGAAACCGTGTCGTTTTGTGCTTGGAGACGGAGGACGTTGAAGGGGCGATAGAGAAAGCGGTGAGCGCTGGTGCAGTTGCGGATGGTGAAGTGGCGGAAGGTGAAGACGCGTGCTGCGGTGGGCGCGTGGGGAAGGTTAAGGATCCGTACGGCTTTGTTTGGCTCTTCTGCGCTCCTGGAAAAAAGTGTGCTGATGTGGAGGCTTAA
- the LOC100805729 gene encoding uncharacterized protein isoform X1: MDWLRRGLSRGSRNSKTPNIQTQSNSEVQQHLEESIYGITEELINHIKTFTLDTFKNFPLQDEVEGSYGEDTQSSSTKVRNELSQWQEKHAILVLSRVKEMSQLRYVLCPRHLKESQFWKIYFKLARSHVLE; this comes from the exons ATGGATTGGCTTAGACGCGGCCTATCTAGGGGTTCAAGGAATAGCAAAACCCCAAATATCCAAACGCAGTCCAACTCCGAAGTACAGCAACACCTAGAAGAAAGCATATACGGGATTACCGAGGAACTCATCAACCACATCAAGACCTTCACCCTTGACACCTTTAAGAATTTCCCTCTCCAAG ATGAAGTTGAAGGCAGTTATGGGGAAGACACTCAATCCTCTTCAACCAAAGTTCGAAATGAACTTTCTCAGTGgcaagagaaacatgcaatccTCGTACTCTCAAGAGTCAAG GAAATGTCTCAACTGAGATATGTACTGTGTCCTCGCCATTTGAAGGAAAGTCAATTCTGGAAAATTTACTTTAAGCTTGCTAGGAGCCATGTTCTTGA ATAA
- the LOC100805729 gene encoding uncharacterized protein LOC100805729 yields the protein MDWLRRGLSRGSRNSKTPNIQTQSNSEVQQHLEESIYGITEELINHIKTFTLDTFKNFPLQDEVEGSYGEDTQSSSTKVRNELSQWQEKHAILVLSRVKEMSQLRYVLCPRHLKESQFWKIYFKLARSHVLEYELRDIQREKLKQMAVEDEKSSDNNPYEVEMAEANHENFIEPLPPS from the exons ATGGATTGGCTTAGACGCGGCCTATCTAGGGGTTCAAGGAATAGCAAAACCCCAAATATCCAAACGCAGTCCAACTCCGAAGTACAGCAACACCTAGAAGAAAGCATATACGGGATTACCGAGGAACTCATCAACCACATCAAGACCTTCACCCTTGACACCTTTAAGAATTTCCCTCTCCAAG ATGAAGTTGAAGGCAGTTATGGGGAAGACACTCAATCCTCTTCAACCAAAGTTCGAAATGAACTTTCTCAGTGgcaagagaaacatgcaatccTCGTACTCTCAAGAGTCAAG GAAATGTCTCAACTGAGATATGTACTGTGTCCTCGCCATTTGAAGGAAAGTCAATTCTGGAAAATTTACTTTAAGCTTGCTAGGAGCCATGTTCTTGA ATATGAGCTTCGTGACATACAACGGGAGAAACTGAAACAGATGGCAGTGGAAGATGAGAAATCTTCAGATAACAATCCGTATGAAGTTGAAATGGCAGAAGCAAATCATGAAAACTTTATTGAGCCTCTACCGCCCTCATAG